A stretch of the Dichotomicrobium thermohalophilum genome encodes the following:
- the chrA gene encoding chromate efflux transporter, translated as MTDAPRAGTPWEVFRTFLVLGCVSFGGPIAHIGYFREAFVKRRGWITDEAYGDLVALCQFLPGPASSQVGMALGLMRAGYAGMLAAWVAFTLPSALLMFGLAVGLTAFQVDTQAGWVVALKAVAAAVVADALLGMARNLAPDERRATIAVAGMIGALLLPIEWGQLAVIGAGALVGLVVLGGFESPAPTESAPLVKVSRAVSLSCLALFFALLIGLPFAVGGLGGTLTDLFTRFYSAGALVFGGGHVVLPLLQAQVVDPGLVDRDVFLAGYGAAQALPGPLFAISAYLGAEATGAAGALAGAGVALIGIFLPGALLVLGTLPFWSSLRQWALARRILAGINAAVVGLLAAALYDPVFVEGITDAKTMALAVAAFVALHVWKAPPLTVVAGAAAVGVLAL; from the coding sequence ATGACCGACGCGCCGCGCGCCGGCACACCCTGGGAGGTGTTCCGTACGTTTCTCGTGCTGGGCTGCGTTTCGTTTGGCGGGCCGATCGCGCATATAGGCTATTTCCGCGAAGCTTTCGTCAAGCGGCGCGGGTGGATCACCGACGAGGCGTATGGCGATCTGGTGGCGTTGTGCCAGTTCCTGCCCGGCCCGGCGTCCAGCCAGGTCGGAATGGCTCTCGGGCTGATGCGCGCGGGCTACGCGGGGATGCTTGCCGCTTGGGTGGCATTCACGCTGCCCTCGGCGCTGCTGATGTTCGGGCTGGCGGTAGGGCTTACGGCGTTTCAGGTCGACACGCAGGCCGGCTGGGTCGTCGCGCTGAAGGCGGTGGCCGCGGCTGTCGTGGCCGATGCGCTCCTCGGTATGGCGCGCAACCTTGCGCCGGATGAGCGCCGCGCGACCATTGCCGTTGCGGGCATGATCGGGGCGCTGCTTCTGCCGATCGAATGGGGCCAGCTTGCGGTGATCGGCGCAGGCGCTCTGGTCGGGTTGGTGGTGCTGGGCGGCTTCGAAAGCCCCGCGCCCACGGAGAGTGCGCCGCTGGTAAAGGTCTCGCGAGCCGTCTCCCTTAGCTGTCTTGCGCTGTTCTTCGCGCTGCTGATCGGGCTGCCGTTCGCTGTTGGCGGGCTAGGCGGAACACTCACCGATCTGTTTACCCGGTTCTATAGCGCTGGTGCCCTGGTATTCGGCGGGGGCCATGTCGTCCTGCCGCTGTTGCAGGCGCAGGTGGTCGATCCCGGGCTGGTGGACCGCGACGTGTTCCTGGCCGGTTACGGCGCGGCGCAGGCGTTGCCAGGGCCGCTGTTCGCGATTTCGGCCTATCTCGGTGCGGAAGCGACCGGCGCGGCTGGGGCCTTGGCGGGCGCGGGCGTGGCGCTGATCGGCATTTTCCTGCCGGGCGCGCTGCTGGTACTCGGGACGCTGCCTTTCTGGAGCAGCCTGCGGCAATGGGCGCTGGCCCGGCGGATTCTGGCGGGGATCAACGCGGCTGTTGTGGGGCTGCTGGCCGCGGCGCTGTATGATCCGGTTTTTGTCGAGGGGATCACCGACGCGAAAACGATGGCGCTCGCCGTCGCCGCGTTCGTTGCGCTGCATGTCTGGAAAGCGCCGCCGCTCACCGTCGTTGCCGGCGCGGCTGCGGTGGGCGTCCTCGCGCTTTAG
- the leuB gene encoding 3-isopropylmalate dehydrogenase, whose product MATFNLLLLPGDGIGPEVMNEVKRVAFWFNETGVVSFNIDEDLVGGCAYDEYGEPITDAAMQRATAADAVMLGAVGGPKWDGVPYDKRPEAGLLRLRRDLGLFANLRPAICYPALADSSSLKREVVEGLDIMIVRELTGGAYFGEPKEVVTLEDGQQRAVDTQVYTSSEIERIARVAFDLARKRRNLVHSAEKRNVMRTGVLWNEVVTRVHQDSYSDVELTHILADNCAMQLVRWPKQFDVIVTDNLFGDMLSDEAAMLTGSLGMLPSASLGEAQASGRKRAMYEPVHGSAPDIAGKGIANPIAMLASFAMALRYSFDLAEEADMLERAITSVLDQGLRTGDIMQEGMSRVGTDEMGKAIVAALEAQAG is encoded by the coding sequence ATGGCGACATTCAACCTGCTGCTCCTGCCCGGCGACGGCATCGGCCCGGAAGTGATGAACGAGGTCAAGCGGGTCGCGTTCTGGTTCAATGAGACGGGCGTCGTCTCCTTCAACATTGACGAGGACCTCGTCGGCGGCTGCGCCTATGACGAATACGGTGAGCCGATCACCGACGCGGCCATGCAGCGGGCGACGGCGGCCGATGCTGTTATGCTCGGCGCCGTTGGCGGGCCGAAGTGGGACGGCGTGCCCTACGACAAGCGCCCGGAAGCGGGTCTGCTGCGCCTGCGCAGAGACCTCGGCCTCTTCGCCAATCTGCGTCCGGCGATCTGTTACCCGGCGCTGGCAGATAGCTCCAGCCTCAAGCGAGAAGTGGTCGAGGGACTGGACATCATGATCGTGCGCGAGCTCACCGGCGGCGCTTATTTCGGCGAGCCGAAGGAAGTCGTGACGCTGGAGGACGGACAGCAGCGCGCAGTGGACACCCAGGTTTACACCAGCAGCGAAATCGAGCGCATCGCGCGCGTGGCCTTCGACCTGGCGCGCAAGCGGCGAAACCTCGTACACTCGGCCGAAAAGCGCAACGTCATGCGCACCGGGGTTCTCTGGAATGAGGTCGTGACGCGCGTTCATCAGGACAGTTATTCCGATGTCGAGCTGACGCACATCCTCGCTGACAACTGCGCGATGCAACTTGTTCGCTGGCCGAAACAATTCGACGTTATCGTGACGGATAACCTGTTCGGTGATATGCTGTCTGACGAGGCAGCAATGCTGACCGGATCTCTCGGCATGCTGCCGTCGGCCTCGCTGGGCGAGGCGCAGGCGTCAGGCCGCAAGCGTGCGATGTACGAGCCTGTGCATGGCAGCGCGCCGGACATCGCCGGCAAGGGCATCGCCAACCCGATCGCGATGCTCGCGAGCTTCGCCATGGCCCTGCGCTACTCCTTCGATCTCGCCGAGGAGGCCGACATGCTGGAGAGGGCGATAACGTCGGTGCTGGACCAGGGCCTGAGGACCGGCGACATCATGCAGGAGGGAATGAGCCGGGTCGGAACGGACGAGATGGGCAAAGCGATCGTCGCCGCGCTGGAGGCACAAGCGGGCTGA
- the putA gene encoding bifunctional proline dehydrogenase/L-glutamate gamma-semialdehyde dehydrogenase PutA, whose amino-acid sequence MTTPQARPGRLAALRQRIRDNIRAEESALVPDLVNAAQLSADQRARITKQAADLVRRIRTDSRPSMMEQFLSEYGLSTKEGIALMCLAEAVLRVPDDRTIDALIRDKVAGGKWAEHLNRSSSTLVNASTWALMMTGQVVEDRDEGLAGVLRGMVRRLGEPVVRTAVEQAMREMGRTFVLGADMDEALSRAKHWEAEGYTYSYDMLGEAARTDADARAYHLSYADAISRLAPLCIGEVADNPGISVKLSALHARYEYAQKDRVMRELTPRLMSLALLAKSANMGFNIDAEEADRLDLSLDVIETVLSDPATKGWDGFGVVVQAYGRRAPMVLDWLHALAERENRRIMVRLVKGAYWDTEIKQAQVTGVDSFPVLTRKASSDVSFIACARQLFGMTDRIYPQFATHNAHTAMAVLDMARETGTGKEAFEFQRLHGMGEALHSMIKGDHDTRCRIYAPVGAHRDLLAYLVRRLLENGANSSFVNQIVDENVPPEDVARDPFTTLERLNDSLPNPAVVPAPEIFAPKRRNSRGWDLTDPMTVGALHEQMAEFRAHAWHSAPLVATQAPPSKPARTVVNPAVPSDKPGKVEDATPEHARLALDAAEDAAARWSAEPVEKRAEILEAISDAYERHAPELFAIASREAGKTLADGVAEVREAVDFLRYYAAEARRLNADAPLKGRGVFVCISPWNFPLAIFTGQIAAALAAGNAVIAKPAEQTSLMAARAVALMHEHGIPRDVLQLLPGDGAELGGALLKDRRVSGVCFTGSTETAKIIDRTIAEHCAPGTPLIAETGGLNAMILDSTALPEQAVRDVVQSAFQSAGQRCSSLRCLYIQEDVFDRTLTMLAGAMDELRVGDPWDLSTDVGPVIDADAQRDIADYCAKMEADGRLLKTVDVPFEGRFVAPSVFRVSGIEELKREVFGPVLHVAPFKAENLTKIVENINASGYGLTAGLHTRIDRRVQEVVDRLEVGNIYVNRNQIGSIVGSQPFGGEKCSGTGPKAGGPHYLMSFRKPPHEPAHTTAHGDGPRLAREDFARALDEAAGKQPAWEARDDRLSVLEQALADAPALARDALGAAKALDADELVLPGPTGESNRMTVHPRGTMLCLGPNAETALAQAVQALAFGNAVVMAAPEAPEVSDLKKHGAPIATLDGQIEPDWLAEHDGLAGVACTGDESALCAMRRALARRDGPILPLITEVIRPDRYFHERHLCVDTTAAGGNAALLAQSD is encoded by the coding sequence ATGACCACGCCGCAAGCACGACCCGGCCGGCTGGCCGCATTGCGCCAGCGTATCCGCGACAACATCCGCGCGGAGGAGTCCGCGCTGGTGCCCGATCTCGTCAACGCCGCTCAGCTGTCGGCTGACCAGCGCGCGCGCATCACCAAGCAGGCCGCGGACCTGGTGCGTCGTATTCGCACCGATTCGCGGCCCAGCATGATGGAACAGTTCCTTAGTGAGTACGGGCTGAGCACGAAGGAAGGCATCGCGCTGATGTGCCTCGCCGAGGCGGTGCTGCGCGTTCCCGACGACCGGACGATCGACGCGCTGATCCGCGACAAGGTGGCTGGCGGCAAATGGGCGGAGCACCTGAACCGGTCAAGTTCCACGCTCGTCAACGCCTCCACGTGGGCGCTGATGATGACCGGGCAGGTTGTCGAAGACCGCGACGAGGGGCTTGCCGGGGTGCTGCGCGGCATGGTGCGGCGGCTGGGCGAACCCGTGGTGCGCACCGCCGTCGAACAGGCGATGCGAGAGATGGGGCGCACCTTCGTGCTCGGCGCGGACATGGACGAGGCGCTCTCCCGCGCAAAGCACTGGGAGGCCGAAGGCTACACCTACTCCTACGACATGCTGGGCGAGGCCGCCCGGACCGATGCAGACGCGCGCGCCTATCACCTGTCCTACGCCGACGCGATCAGCCGCCTCGCGCCGCTGTGCATCGGCGAGGTGGCGGATAATCCCGGCATCTCGGTCAAGCTGTCGGCGCTGCACGCGCGCTATGAATACGCGCAAAAGGATCGGGTGATGCGCGAGTTGACGCCGCGGCTGATGTCGCTGGCGCTGCTGGCGAAAAGCGCCAACATGGGCTTCAACATCGACGCGGAGGAAGCCGACCGGCTCGACCTCTCGCTCGATGTCATCGAGACGGTGCTCAGCGATCCGGCGACCAAGGGCTGGGACGGTTTCGGGGTCGTCGTTCAGGCCTATGGCCGACGCGCCCCAATGGTGCTCGACTGGCTCCATGCACTGGCCGAGCGCGAAAACCGGCGCATCATGGTCCGGCTGGTCAAGGGCGCCTATTGGGACACAGAGATCAAGCAGGCGCAGGTGACCGGCGTGGACAGCTTCCCGGTGCTGACACGCAAGGCGAGCTCCGACGTATCCTTTATCGCCTGCGCCCGGCAACTTTTCGGCATGACGGACCGGATCTACCCGCAATTCGCCACGCACAACGCCCACACAGCCATGGCCGTCCTCGACATGGCGCGCGAAACCGGCACCGGGAAGGAAGCCTTCGAGTTTCAGCGCCTGCACGGCATGGGCGAAGCCCTGCACAGCATGATCAAGGGCGATCACGATACGCGCTGCCGTATCTACGCGCCGGTTGGCGCTCACCGCGATCTGCTCGCCTACCTGGTGCGCCGCCTTCTGGAGAACGGCGCGAATTCCTCTTTCGTCAACCAGATCGTGGATGAGAACGTGCCACCAGAGGATGTCGCACGCGACCCGTTCACGACCCTGGAGCGGCTCAACGACAGCCTGCCGAATCCGGCAGTTGTTCCGGCGCCCGAGATTTTCGCGCCAAAGCGGCGCAATTCGCGCGGCTGGGACCTGACCGATCCGATGACCGTCGGCGCGCTGCATGAGCAGATGGCGGAGTTCCGCGCGCACGCGTGGCATAGCGCGCCACTGGTCGCCACACAGGCGCCACCGTCCAAGCCGGCGCGCACGGTAGTGAACCCGGCGGTTCCGTCGGACAAGCCGGGAAAGGTCGAAGATGCGACGCCCGAGCATGCCCGCCTTGCGCTCGATGCGGCGGAGGACGCTGCCGCGCGCTGGTCAGCCGAGCCGGTCGAGAAACGCGCGGAGATTCTCGAAGCGATCTCGGATGCTTACGAGCGCCACGCTCCGGAGCTGTTCGCCATCGCCAGCCGCGAGGCGGGCAAGACGCTCGCCGATGGCGTCGCCGAGGTGCGCGAGGCGGTCGACTTCCTGCGCTATTACGCGGCGGAAGCCCGGCGTCTCAACGCCGACGCGCCGCTAAAGGGGCGCGGCGTGTTCGTGTGCATCTCTCCGTGGAACTTCCCGCTGGCGATCTTCACCGGGCAGATCGCCGCCGCGCTTGCCGCCGGCAACGCCGTGATCGCCAAGCCGGCCGAGCAGACCTCGCTCATGGCCGCGCGCGCGGTCGCGCTCATGCACGAGCACGGCATTCCGCGCGATGTGCTCCAGCTTCTTCCCGGCGATGGCGCGGAGCTTGGCGGCGCGCTTCTCAAGGATCGGCGCGTCTCCGGCGTGTGCTTCACCGGCTCGACCGAAACCGCGAAAATCATCGACCGCACCATCGCCGAACACTGCGCGCCTGGCACGCCGCTCATCGCCGAGACGGGCGGGCTGAACGCCATGATCCTCGATTCCACCGCCCTGCCCGAGCAGGCCGTGCGCGATGTCGTGCAATCGGCGTTCCAAAGCGCGGGCCAGCGCTGCTCCTCGCTACGCTGCCTCTACATACAAGAGGACGTGTTCGACCGCACACTCACGATGCTCGCTGGGGCCATGGACGAGTTGCGGGTTGGCGATCCGTGGGACCTGTCCACCGATGTCGGACCGGTGATCGACGCGGATGCCCAACGGGACATTGCCGACTACTGCGCGAAGATGGAAGCCGACGGACGCCTGCTCAAGACAGTCGACGTGCCGTTCGAGGGCCGCTTCGTCGCGCCTTCGGTGTTCCGCGTCTCCGGCATCGAGGAGCTGAAGCGCGAGGTGTTCGGCCCGGTCCTGCATGTCGCGCCGTTCAAGGCGGAGAACCTCACGAAGATCGTTGAGAACATAAACGCCAGCGGCTACGGGCTGACGGCGGGCCTGCACACGCGCATTGACCGGCGCGTGCAGGAGGTCGTGGACCGGCTGGAAGTCGGCAACATCTACGTCAACCGCAACCAGATCGGCTCGATCGTCGGGTCTCAGCCGTTCGGCGGCGAGAAGTGCTCCGGCACCGGCCCAAAGGCCGGCGGGCCGCACTACCTCATGAGCTTTCGCAAACCACCGCATGAGCCAGCACACACGACCGCGCATGGCGATGGCCCGAGGCTCGCGCGCGAGGACTTCGCACGGGCGCTTGATGAGGCCGCCGGGAAACAACCCGCCTGGGAGGCGCGCGATGACCGGCTTTCGGTGCTGGAGCAGGCGCTGGCGGATGCCCCTGCCCTCGCCCGCGACGCGCTGGGAGCGGCGAAGGCGCTCGATGCCGATGAACTCGTCCTCCCGGGGCCGACCGGCGAAAGCAACCGCATGACGGTGCATCCGCGCGGCACGATGCTCTGTCTCGGGCCGAATGCGGAAACGGCGCTGGCACAGGCGGTACAGGCACTCGCCTTCGGCAACGCGGTCGTCATGGCCGCCCCCGAGGCACCCGAGGTGAGCGATTTGAAGAAACATGGCGCGCCGATCGCAACCCTGGACGGACAGATTGAACCGGACTGGCTCGCCGAACACGATGGCCTCGCAGGCGTGGCCTGCACCGGCGACGAATCCGCTCTCTGCGCCATGCGCCGCGCCCTCGCCCGCCGCGACGGCCCGATCCTGCCGCTCATCACCGAGGTGATCCGGCCGGACCGCTATTTCCACGAGCGCCACTTGTGCGTCGACACCACCGCCGCCGGCGGCAACGCCGCGCTGCTCGCCCAGAGCGACTGA
- the hemN gene encoding oxygen-independent coproporphyrinogen III oxidase produces MREAIRKYLGARVPRYTSYPTAPHFSPDIGAETVSGWLADLAPGSNLSLYLHVPFCQKMCWYCGCNMRLVARYDPVAAYVERLIKEIHMRADALGHRQTLTHIHWGGGTPTTLSPADFQRVDAAIRERFDIAQDAEIAVEIDPRTLDQETVAALAQMGCNRASLGVQEFDPQVQLAINRVQPFDTVKQVCDWLRDAGIEALNFDLMYGLPHQTPEMLADTVKRAADLDPARIAVFGYAHVPWMAKNQRKIDEDALPSPETRFDMAEDAGILLQELGYQAIGIDHFARPDDSLAIAARNGRLRRNFQGYTTDQADALIGLGASAISALPQGYAQNVVQTNDYLRAVDEGALPVAKGLKLSAEDIWRRAVIERLMCDFAVDLEAIALRFGLTQEDFAEDFARLRPLEADGLARIDGAQVHITAEGRALARVVAAAFDVYLAGQGAVKRHATV; encoded by the coding sequence ATGAGGGAAGCCATCCGCAAGTATCTGGGTGCACGCGTGCCGCGCTATACAAGCTACCCGACCGCGCCGCACTTCTCGCCCGATATTGGCGCCGAGACGGTCAGCGGCTGGCTGGCCGACCTCGCACCCGGCTCCAACCTCTCGCTCTACCTGCATGTGCCGTTCTGTCAGAAGATGTGCTGGTACTGCGGCTGCAACATGCGGCTCGTCGCGCGCTATGACCCGGTGGCGGCTTATGTCGAGCGGCTGATCAAGGAAATTCACATGCGCGCCGACGCTCTCGGCCACCGCCAGACGCTCACGCATATTCACTGGGGCGGCGGCACGCCGACAACGCTCTCGCCGGCGGACTTCCAGCGAGTGGATGCTGCCATTCGGGAACGCTTCGACATCGCTCAAGACGCCGAGATCGCCGTCGAGATCGACCCGCGCACGCTCGACCAGGAAACTGTCGCGGCCCTGGCACAAATGGGCTGCAACCGGGCCAGCCTCGGCGTACAAGAGTTCGACCCACAGGTGCAGCTTGCGATCAACCGTGTTCAGCCCTTCGATACTGTGAAGCAGGTGTGTGACTGGCTCCGCGATGCCGGCATCGAAGCGCTCAATTTCGACCTGATGTACGGCCTGCCGCACCAGACCCCCGAAATGCTTGCGGATACGGTCAAGCGCGCGGCCGACCTCGATCCGGCCCGCATCGCGGTGTTCGGCTATGCGCATGTGCCGTGGATGGCGAAGAATCAGCGCAAGATCGACGAGGACGCGCTCCCTAGCCCCGAAACGCGGTTCGACATGGCCGAGGACGCCGGAATCCTGCTGCAAGAACTGGGTTACCAGGCGATCGGCATCGACCATTTCGCGCGGCCGGACGACAGCCTGGCCATTGCCGCCCGAAACGGGCGCCTGCGCCGCAACTTCCAGGGCTACACGACGGATCAGGCCGACGCGCTTATCGGGCTGGGTGCGAGCGCGATCTCAGCGTTGCCGCAGGGCTATGCGCAGAATGTCGTCCAGACCAACGATTACCTGCGGGCGGTCGATGAGGGAGCGTTGCCCGTGGCCAAGGGGCTGAAGCTGTCCGCAGAGGACATCTGGCGGCGCGCGGTCATCGAGCGGTTGATGTGCGACTTCGCGGTCGACCTTGAGGCAATCGCGCTGCGTTTCGGCCTGACGCAGGAGGACTTCGCGGAAGATTTTGCGCGCCTGCGCCCGCTGGAGGCTGACGGGCTGGCGCGGATCGACGGTGCGCAGGTGCATATCACCGCCGAGGGGCGAGCGCTCGCCCGCGTGGTCGCCGCCGCCTTCGATGTCTATCTGGCTGGACAGGGCGCGGTAAAACGACACGCCACGGTTTAG
- a CDS encoding fasciclin domain-containing protein, with the protein MRKVVTGALTALFIGTAAPANAANIVETAQEAGQFETLIAAAKAAGLAGALAEGDNLTVFAPTDAAFDKLPEGTVEDLLKPENKDRLAAILSYHVLPRELASNMLPGRRIHVSTIKDGGDDMLAVEKDAHTQAVTVDGANVVQADIEADNGLIHVIDKVLIPSD; encoded by the coding sequence ATGCGTAAGGTCGTGACGGGCGCGCTTACCGCGCTGTTTATCGGTACCGCCGCGCCGGCGAACGCCGCGAATATCGTCGAAACCGCGCAGGAGGCGGGGCAGTTCGAGACGCTGATCGCCGCCGCCAAGGCCGCCGGGCTGGCTGGCGCGCTGGCCGAAGGCGACAACCTGACCGTCTTCGCGCCGACTGATGCCGCGTTCGACAAGCTGCCCGAGGGCACGGTCGAAGACCTGCTCAAGCCGGAGAACAAGGACAGGCTGGCAGCGATTCTGTCCTATCACGTGCTACCGCGCGAACTGGCCTCCAACATGCTGCCGGGTCGGCGCATCCATGTCTCGACGATCAAGGACGGCGGAGACGATATGCTCGCGGTGGAGAAGGATGCGCACACGCAGGCGGTGACCGTCGATGGCGCGAATGTTGTGCAGGCCGATATTGAAGCCGATAACGGACTGATCCACGTCATCGACAAGGTGCTGATCCCCTCAGACTAA
- a CDS encoding DUF502 domain-containing protein, whose product MNETSQQPPSGHGPQRPRRRRASLARLFVGGKKDESHHIGTRLRNYLFTGLIIVGPVSITLYIVWWFVNLVDAWVKPLLPSLEEIERNLPFDLPFPVSALPDIPGVGLIIAIIGLMLIGALTANLFGRTIFGYGELMLGRMPIVRNVYGALKQIFETVLSKSGSSFQRVGLIEYPRKGIYSIIFISTETRGEIQARHGSDQLISVFLPTTPNPTSGFLLFVPERDIKILDMSVEEAAKLIISAGLVVPEYAETMEDAAERIEAASRRAGHESQKEPAKKHGDTATV is encoded by the coding sequence ATGAACGAAACATCTCAGCAGCCCCCTTCCGGACACGGACCGCAGCGGCCGCGCCGGCGCCGCGCCAGCCTTGCCAGGCTCTTCGTCGGCGGCAAGAAGGACGAAAGCCACCACATCGGCACGCGCCTGCGCAACTACCTGTTCACCGGTCTGATCATCGTCGGTCCGGTCAGTATCACGCTCTATATCGTCTGGTGGTTCGTCAATCTGGTCGATGCCTGGGTCAAGCCTCTGCTCCCGAGCCTGGAGGAGATCGAGCGGAACCTGCCGTTCGACCTGCCCTTTCCCGTCTCCGCCCTACCCGACATTCCCGGCGTCGGCCTGATCATCGCCATCATCGGGCTGATGCTCATCGGCGCACTGACGGCCAACCTGTTCGGACGCACGATCTTCGGCTATGGCGAGTTGATGCTGGGCCGCATGCCGATCGTGCGCAACGTCTATGGCGCGCTGAAGCAAATCTTCGAAACGGTGCTCTCAAAAAGCGGCAGCAGTTTCCAGCGCGTCGGCCTCATCGAATATCCACGCAAGGGCATCTATTCGATCATCTTCATCTCGACGGAGACACGCGGCGAAATCCAGGCGCGGCATGGCTCTGACCAGCTTATCAGCGTGTTTCTGCCGACAACGCCAAACCCGACTTCGGGCTTCCTCCTCTTCGTGCCAGAACGAGACATCAAGATCCTCGACATGAGCGTCGAGGAAGCCGCCAAGCTGATCATTTCTGCAGGGCTGGTCGTGCCCGAGTATGCGGAGACGATGGAAGACGCCGCGGAGCGGATCGAGGCCGCCTCGCGCCGCGCTGGCCATGAAAGCCAGAAGGAACCCGCGAAGAAGCATGGCGACACCGCGACGGTCTAG
- a CDS encoding SPOR domain-containing protein → MTKLFAALTALFCAVALAGPAAAQSKDNLRKLSEAYKLIQSDETAKAVEQLNALLEEAPEDSGTAAKAMLLRGQAYAKAGRHAQALSDFNAALWLQGLNASQRKDAVAARQAALGKLGLAEEEAAPTTADASAPSQTASIPTSIPTSTEDEETTASGTSQPARTQEPSNTPPTTAWQTEVETAESEREESDSIGSFFSNLFGGSEEPEPASQRETETAAASGWTASTTDVTASTSSASGDGPQYRVQLASVGTRDGAESEVRRLSRLLGDALQGETPSILRTDTDAGNTYYRIIVGPQPSRDAASNMCQTFKSRGVDCLVVSSR, encoded by the coding sequence TTGACGAAATTATTTGCCGCACTCACCGCGCTGTTCTGCGCCGTCGCATTGGCCGGGCCGGCGGCCGCGCAGTCGAAGGACAACCTGCGCAAGCTGTCGGAGGCCTACAAACTTATCCAGTCGGACGAGACGGCCAAGGCGGTCGAGCAGCTCAACGCCCTGCTCGAAGAGGCCCCGGAAGACTCAGGGACCGCCGCCAAGGCGATGCTGCTGCGCGGACAGGCCTATGCCAAGGCAGGGCGTCATGCGCAGGCGCTTTCAGATTTCAACGCCGCGCTCTGGCTTCAGGGGCTGAACGCCAGCCAGCGCAAGGATGCCGTGGCCGCCCGCCAGGCCGCCCTCGGAAAGTTGGGGCTGGCGGAGGAGGAGGCCGCACCGACCACGGCAGACGCTTCGGCCCCGTCGCAGACCGCGAGCATCCCGACCTCCATACCGACCTCGACAGAGGACGAGGAGACGACCGCGTCTGGGACCAGTCAGCCGGCCAGGACGCAGGAGCCGTCGAACACCCCGCCCACCACCGCCTGGCAGACCGAGGTCGAAACCGCCGAGTCGGAGCGGGAGGAAAGCGACAGCATCGGCTCGTTCTTTAGCAACCTCTTCGGCGGCTCGGAGGAGCCTGAGCCCGCGTCGCAACGCGAGACAGAAACCGCCGCAGCGTCCGGCTGGACGGCGAGCACCACGGACGTGACGGCCAGCACCTCATCCGCAAGCGGAGATGGCCCGCAGTACCGTGTTCAGCTTGCCTCCGTTGGCACGCGCGACGGCGCTGAGTCCGAGGTGCGCCGGCTTTCGCGGCTGCTTGGCGATGCGCTGCAGGGAGAGACGCCCAGCATCCTGCGCACCGATACGGACGCCGGCAATACCTATTATCGCATCATCGTTGGGCCACAGCCCTCCCGTGATGCGGCCAGCAACATGTGCCAGACATTCAAGTCGCGCGGGGTGGACTGCCTCGTCGTCTCCAGCCGCTAG